In Pseudobdellovibrionaceae bacterium, the following proteins share a genomic window:
- a CDS encoding HNH endonuclease: MLKFAGRCGHMNHQGQRCSETKFLEVHHIKPLSLGGNNHLENLTLLCSGHHRAQHMGVT, encoded by the coding sequence ATGCTTAAATTTGCCGGCCGCTGTGGCCATATGAATCACCAGGGCCAACGATGTTCAGAAACCAAATTTCTGGAAGTTCATCACATCAAACCCCTTTCCCTTGGCGGGAACAACCATCTAGAGAATTTAACCCTCCTCTGTTCAGGACATCACCGCGCCCAACACATGGGCGTCACCTAA